A genome region from Populus alba chromosome 5, ASM523922v2, whole genome shotgun sequence includes the following:
- the LOC118051377 gene encoding receptor-like kinase TMK4, which produces MGHGHPVLLLSLSLLILSSATADDGSAIIKLANSITPLPSGWSTKSSTGFCSWRGIKCDSSNTRVTSISLSKLSISGTLPPEISTLSELQSLTFQDNQLSGAIPSLANLTNLQIILLDSNNFTSISPGFLQGLTSLQTLSVGDNVNLSPWMLPTDLEQCTSLTSLTAKECNLFGSIPDVFGSLTSLQNLRLSYNNFTGALPPSFANSGIQNLWLNNQQNGLTGSIEVIGSMTQLAQVWLHKNEFTGPIPDLTECKSIFDLQLRDNQLSGIVPASLVSLPKLVNVSLSNNKFQGPVPQFPPSVTKVDNDGNNKYCAPPGVSCDAQVMTLLGIAGGFGYPSILSDSWDDNNACGWPFVTCDVDKKNVVTVNLAKQHFPGRISSSFAKLTSLKNLYLNDNNLTGSIPDILTKLPQLVTFDVSNNNLSGKIPNFPASVKFITKPGNPFLGTKVDTGGGTTTSSDVGTTKISGGMIAGIIVAAVIFIAVLSFVLYKYRKRPRKYEKKVGWDSGKALFNNGVAGGGYNEVSIEMSSQSSVGENGKNIFEDGNVALPIEVIRQATDNFHEINITGRGGFGVVYRGELHDGTKIAVKRMESTVMGTKGMSEFQAEIAVLTKVRHRHLVALLGYCINGNERLLVYEYMPQGTLGQHLFECHDYGYTPLTWKQRITIALDVARGVEYLHSLAQQSFIHRDLKPSNILLGDSMRAKVADFGLVKNAPDGKYSLETRLAGTFGYLAPEYAATGRVTTKVDVYAFGVILMEIITGRKTLDDTMPDEEAHLVPWFRRILMTKENIPKAIDESLNPDEETLATIYTVSELAGHCTAREPHQRPDMGHAVNILSPLVEQWRPASQQDQSFDIDHDTNLSETLRRWQTEEGTSMIIDDASFSRTQSSVPSMPSRFANTFTSTDCR; this is translated from the exons ATGGGTCACGGCCACCCGGTCCTCCTCCTATCCCTCTCCCTCCTCATCTTATCATCCGCCACAGCCGACGACGGCTCCGCCATTATAAAACTAGCCAACTCCATAACCCCGCTACCCTCCGGCTGGTCCACAAAATCCTCCACCGGTTTCTGTTCCTGGCGTGGCATAAAATGTGATTCTTCCAACACAAGAGTCACCTCCATTTCCCTCTCAAAACTCAGCATCTCGGGCACTCTTCCTCCAGAAATCTCTACCCTTTCTGAACTACAATCTCTCACTTTTCAGGACAACCAGCTTTCTGGGGCTATCCCATCTCTCGCTAACTTAACAAATTTGCAAATAATTCTCTTGGACTCCAACAATTTTACATCCATATCTCCTGGTTTTCTTCAAGGGTTAACGAGTTTGCAAACGTTAAGCGTTGGAGACAATGTTAATTTGTCTCCATGGATGCTTCCAACTGATTTAGAACAATGTACAAGTCTGACATCGTTGACAGCCAAGGAATGTAACCTTTTTGGGTCTATTCCAGATGTTTTTGGGTCGTTAACAAGTTTGCAGAATTTGAGGTTGAGTTATAATAATTTTACGGGGGCTTTGCCACCTTCTTTTGCGAATTCTGGGATACAGAATTTGTGGTTGAATAATCAGCAAAATGGGTTAACTGGGAGCATTGAAGTGATTGGGTCGATGACTCAGTTGGCTCAGGTTTGGCTTCATAAGAATGAGTTTACAGGCCCTATACCCGATTTGACAGAATGTAAGAGCATTTTTGATTTGCAGTTGAGGGATAATCAATTGTCAGGGATTGTGCCTGCGTCGTTGGTTTCTTTGCCGAAGTTGGTGAATGTTTCTTTATCTAATAACAAATTTCAAGGCCCTGTGCCTCAGTTTCCGCCGTCGGTTACCAAGGTTGACAATGATGGAAATAACAAATACTGTGCACCTCCTGGGGTTTCTTGTGATGCACAGGTGATGACATTGCTTGGAATTGCTGGAGGTTTTGGGTATCCGTCGATTTTATCTGATAGCTGGGATGATAATAATGCTTGTGGTTGGCCCTTTGTTACTTGTGATGTTGACAAGAAGAATGTTGTTACTGTGAATTTGGCAAAGCAGCATTTTCCGGGGAGGATCTCCTCATCATTTGCCAAGCtcacttctttaaaaaatttgtatCTCAATGACAATAACTTAACAGGTTCAATTCCTGATATCCTGACCAAGTTGCCGCAGCTAGTAACCTTCGATGTATCCAATAATAACCTATCTGGAAAAATTCCAAATTTTCCAGCGTCTGTGAAATTTATTACAAAGCCGGGGAACCCTTTTTTGGGGACAAAAGTAGACACTGGTGGAGGAACTACTACCTCAAGCGATGTAGGAACCACCAAGATATCTGGAGGTATGATTGCAGGCATCATTGTTGCTGCTGTCATTTTTATTGCTGTGCTgtcatttgttttatataaatataggaAACGACCTCGAAAATATGAGAAGAAGGTGGGATGGGATAGTGGAAAGGCGCTTTTTAATAATGGAGTTGCAGGTGGAGGGTATAATGAAGTTTCTATTGAAATGAGCAGCCAGAGCAGTGTTGGTGAAAatggcaaaaatatttttgaggaTGGGAATGTTGCTCTGCCCATTGAAGTTATTCGACAAGCGACAGATAACTTTCATGAGATTAATATTACCGGAAGAGGTGGTTTTGGAGTGGTTTATAGAGGAGAGTTGCATGATGGCACTAAGATTGCTGTGAAGAGAATGGAATCCACAGTGATGGGCACCAAAGGTATGAGTGAGTTTCAAGCAGAGATTGCAGTGCTTACAAAGGTTAGGCACAGACATCTAGTTGCTCTTTTAGGGTATTGCATAAACGGCAACGAGAGACTCTTGGTCTATGAGTATATGCCACAAGGAACACTAGGACAGCATTTATTTGAATGTCACGATTATGGGTACACTCCACTTACATGGAAGCAGCGGATCACAATTGCATTGGATGTGGCGAGAGGAGTTGAGTATCTGCACAGTTTAGCACAGCAGAGTTTCATTCACAGAGATTTGAAACCTTCAAACATTCTTCTCGGGGATAGCATGAGAGCCAAAGTAGCAGATTttggtttggttaaaaatgcacCAGATGGGAAGTATTCTCTGGAAACACGATTGGCGGGCACGTTTGGTTATCTTGCACCTGAGTATGCTG CTACTGGAAGAGTGACGACAAAGGTGGATGTTTATGCCTTTGGAGTAATTCTAATGGAGATTATAACTGGCAGAAAAACACTGGATGACACCATGCCAGACGAGGAGGCTCATCTGGTCCCATGGTTCCGCAGGATCCTGATGACAAAGGAGAACATTCCAAAGGCAATTGATGAGTCTCTAAATCCAGATGAAGAGACATTAGCCACCATTTATACAGTGTCTGAATTAGCAGGACATTGCACTGCTCGGGAGCCACATCAGAGACCGGACATGGGGCATGCAGTGAATATCCTGTCACCTCTTGTAGAGCAATGGAGGCCAGCAAGCCAACAAGACCAGAGTTTTGACATTGACCATGACACCAACCTTTCTGAAACTCTGCGAAGATGGCAAACTGAAGAAGGTACTTCCATGATAATTGATGATGCTTCCTTCTCTCGGACTCAGTCAAGTGTTCCCTCCATGCCCTCTCGTTTCGCCAACACATTTACTTCAACTGATTGTCGGTGA
- the LOC118051372 gene encoding guanosine deaminase, with translation MEDAGVAKDRTISVASAFSAHQQAVQDRDHKFLSRAVEEAYKGVECGDGGPFGAVVVQNDEIIMSCHNMVLKNTDPTAHAEVTAVREACKKLNRIELSDCEIYASCEPCPMCFGAIHLSRVKRLVYGVEAEAAIAIGFDDFIADALRGTGFYQKAHLEIKKADGSGAVIAEQVFEKTKSKFTMY, from the exons ATGGAGGATGCTGGTG TAGCCAAAGACCGAACTATTTCTGTGGCATCTGCCTTTTCTGCTCATCAACAAG CTGTTCAGGACAGGGACCATAAATTCCTGTCTAGAGCAGTTGAAGAAGCTTATAAAGGTGTTGAATGTGGAGATGGAGGCCCGTTTGGTGCTGTCGTCGttcaaaatgatgaaataatcATGAGCTGTCACAACATGGTTTTGAAGAACACCGATCCCACAGCACATGCAGAAGTTACAGCTGTTAGAGAG GCGTGTAAGAAGCTGAACCGAATCGAGCTCTCGGATTGCGAAATATACGCATCCTGCGAGCCATGTCCGATGTGCTTTGGTGCCATCCATCTTTCAAGAGTCAAG AGGTTGGTTTATGGAGTTGAAGCTGAAGCAGCCATTGCAATTGGGTTTGATGATTTCATTGCTGATGCACTAAGAGGCACTGGGTTCTATCAGAAGGCTCACCTGGAGATCAAAAAAGCTGATGGTAGCGGTGCTGTCATCGCCGAGCAAGTATTCGAAAAGACAAAGTCCaaatttaccatgtattga